One genomic window of Lycium ferocissimum isolate CSIRO_LF1 unplaced genomic scaffold, AGI_CSIRO_Lferr_CH_V1 ctg5811, whole genome shotgun sequence includes the following:
- the LOC132045002 gene encoding KH domain-containing protein At3g08620-like isoform X3 has product MLKEILRVSGTIPNQGLSDYDRLQRGSASPMASFDMMQDIGGKPLGGWTGNGWNNSQEQRLGGRQGMPIDWQATPGSPSSFVVKRVLRLDIPVERYPNFNFVGRLLGPRGNSLKRVEVSTGCRVFIRGKGSIKDPDKEESLRGRPGYEHLNEPLHVLLDAELPINIVDTQLKQAREIIEELLKPVDESQDIYKRQQLRELALLNNNFREESPQPRGSLSPFSSSGMKRAKTGW; this is encoded by the exons ATGTTGAAAG AAATATTAAGGGTTTCTGGTACGATCCCCAATCAAGGACTTAGTGACTATGACAGACTACAGCGTGGCAGCGCTAGTCCTATGGCTTCCTTTGACATGATGCAAGATATTGGAGGAAAACCCTTAGGTGGCTGGACTGGGAATGGATGGAACAACTCTCAAGAG CAAAGGCTAGGTGGACGACAGGGAATGCCCATTGACTGGCAAGCAACACCAGGAAGTCCAAGTTCATTTGTTGTGAAGAGGGTTTTGCGGTTAGACATACCCGTTGAAAGATATCCAAAT TTCAACTTTGTTGGGCGGCTTTTGGGACCTAGAGGCAATTCTCTGAAACGGGTGGAAGTTTCCACTGGATGTCGTGTATTTATAAGAGGAAAGGGTTCAATTAAAGACCCTGACAAG GAGGAAAGTCTAAGGGGACGACCAGGTTACGAACACCTCAATGAGCCATTGCATGTTTTACTTGACGCAGAATTACCCATCAACATCGTTGATACACAACTGAAACAAGCAAGGGAAATTATTGAAGAATTACTAAAACCTGTG GATGAATCGCAAGACATATATAAAAGGCAACAGCTTAGGGAACTTGCTTTGCTGAATAACAATTTCAGAGAAGAGAGTCCCCAACCAAGGGGCAGTCTATCTCCTTTTAGCTCAAGTGGGATGAAGCGTGCGAAAACTGGTTGGTGA
- the LOC132045002 gene encoding KH domain-containing protein At3g08620-like isoform X1, with the protein MSNLYNQNLNFSPARAVSPHIRTNLDVESQYLTELLAERQKLGPFTQVLPICNRLLNQEILRVSGTIPNQGLSDYDRLQRGSASPMASFDMMQDIGGKPLGGWTGNGWNNSQEQRLGGRQGMPIDWQATPGSPSSFVVKRVLRLDIPVERYPNFNFVGRLLGPRGNSLKRVEVSTGCRVFIRGKGSIKDPDKEESLRGRPGYEHLNEPLHVLLDAELPINIVDTQLKQAREIIEELLKPVDESQDIYKRQQLRELALLNNNFREESPQPRGSLSPFSSSGMKRAKTGW; encoded by the exons ATGTCTAATTTGTACAATCAGAACTTGAATTTCTCACCTGCAAGAGCTGTTTCTCCTCATATAAGGACCAACCTAGATGTTGAAAG TCAGTACTTGACAGAGCTGTTAGCAGAAAGACAGAAGCTTGGACCCTTTACGCAAGTTCTTCCAATATGTAACCGACTCTTGAATCaag AAATATTAAGGGTTTCTGGTACGATCCCCAATCAAGGACTTAGTGACTATGACAGACTACAGCGTGGCAGCGCTAGTCCTATGGCTTCCTTTGACATGATGCAAGATATTGGAGGAAAACCCTTAGGTGGCTGGACTGGGAATGGATGGAACAACTCTCAAGAG CAAAGGCTAGGTGGACGACAGGGAATGCCCATTGACTGGCAAGCAACACCAGGAAGTCCAAGTTCATTTGTTGTGAAGAGGGTTTTGCGGTTAGACATACCCGTTGAAAGATATCCAAAT TTCAACTTTGTTGGGCGGCTTTTGGGACCTAGAGGCAATTCTCTGAAACGGGTGGAAGTTTCCACTGGATGTCGTGTATTTATAAGAGGAAAGGGTTCAATTAAAGACCCTGACAAG GAGGAAAGTCTAAGGGGACGACCAGGTTACGAACACCTCAATGAGCCATTGCATGTTTTACTTGACGCAGAATTACCCATCAACATCGTTGATACACAACTGAAACAAGCAAGGGAAATTATTGAAGAATTACTAAAACCTGTG GATGAATCGCAAGACATATATAAAAGGCAACAGCTTAGGGAACTTGCTTTGCTGAATAACAATTTCAGAGAAGAGAGTCCCCAACCAAGGGGCAGTCTATCTCCTTTTAGCTCAAGTGGGATGAAGCGTGCGAAAACTGGTTGGTGA
- the LOC132045002 gene encoding KH domain-containing protein At3g08620-like isoform X2: MLKELLAERQKLGPFTQVLPICNRLLNQEILRVSGTIPNQGLSDYDRLQRGSASPMASFDMMQDIGGKPLGGWTGNGWNNSQEQRLGGRQGMPIDWQATPGSPSSFVVKRVLRLDIPVERYPNFNFVGRLLGPRGNSLKRVEVSTGCRVFIRGKGSIKDPDKEESLRGRPGYEHLNEPLHVLLDAELPINIVDTQLKQAREIIEELLKPVDESQDIYKRQQLRELALLNNNFREESPQPRGSLSPFSSSGMKRAKTGW; the protein is encoded by the exons ATGTTGAAAG AGCTGTTAGCAGAAAGACAGAAGCTTGGACCCTTTACGCAAGTTCTTCCAATATGTAACCGACTCTTGAATCaag AAATATTAAGGGTTTCTGGTACGATCCCCAATCAAGGACTTAGTGACTATGACAGACTACAGCGTGGCAGCGCTAGTCCTATGGCTTCCTTTGACATGATGCAAGATATTGGAGGAAAACCCTTAGGTGGCTGGACTGGGAATGGATGGAACAACTCTCAAGAG CAAAGGCTAGGTGGACGACAGGGAATGCCCATTGACTGGCAAGCAACACCAGGAAGTCCAAGTTCATTTGTTGTGAAGAGGGTTTTGCGGTTAGACATACCCGTTGAAAGATATCCAAAT TTCAACTTTGTTGGGCGGCTTTTGGGACCTAGAGGCAATTCTCTGAAACGGGTGGAAGTTTCCACTGGATGTCGTGTATTTATAAGAGGAAAGGGTTCAATTAAAGACCCTGACAAG GAGGAAAGTCTAAGGGGACGACCAGGTTACGAACACCTCAATGAGCCATTGCATGTTTTACTTGACGCAGAATTACCCATCAACATCGTTGATACACAACTGAAACAAGCAAGGGAAATTATTGAAGAATTACTAAAACCTGTG GATGAATCGCAAGACATATATAAAAGGCAACAGCTTAGGGAACTTGCTTTGCTGAATAACAATTTCAGAGAAGAGAGTCCCCAACCAAGGGGCAGTCTATCTCCTTTTAGCTCAAGTGGGATGAAGCGTGCGAAAACTGGTTGGTGA